From a single Arachis hypogaea cultivar Tifrunner chromosome 3, arahy.Tifrunner.gnm2.J5K5, whole genome shotgun sequence genomic region:
- the LOC112791456 gene encoding E3 ubiquitin-protein ligase AIRP2, with protein sequence MYVNSMRKSFKDSLKLLEADIQHANTLASDFSREYDGACLQMRMSYSPAAHLFLFLVQWTDCHLAGALGLLRILIYKVYVDGTTTMSTQERKASIREFYAVIYPSLLQLQKGVTDMEDKKQKAVCMERYRKRDDEEHWQSSDIDIEREDECGICMEMNGKVVLPNCNHAMCLKCYREWRTISQSCPFCRDSLKRVNSGDLWVFTDRRDIVDMATVTRENLRRLCMYIDKLPLVVPDSFFEAYDSHIR encoded by the exons ATGTACGTTAATTCCATGAGAAAGTCCTTCAAGGACTCCCTCAAGCTCCTTGAAGCTGATATTCAACACGCCAATACCCT GGCGTCAGATTTTTCAAGGGAGTATGATGGTGCATGCCTTCAGATGAGAATGTCATACAGTCCAGCTGCAcacctctttctttttttggtgCAATGGACTGATTGTCACCTTGCGGGAGCCCTGGGATTGTTGAGAATCCTAATTTACAAG GTTTATGTGGATGGGACAACCACCATGTCTACCCAGGAAAGAAAAGCAAGTATTAGAGAATTCTATG CGGTCATATATCCCTCTTTGTTGCAACTTCAAAAGGGGGTCACTGATATGGAGGATAAGAAACAAAAGGCTGTGTGCATGGAGAGGTATCGTAAAAGAGATGATGAGGAGCATTGGCAGTCTTCTGACATAGACATTGAAAGAGAAGATGAATGTGGGATATGCATGGAAATGAATGGCAAAGTTGTGTTGCCCAACTGCAATCATGCCATGTGCCTGAAATGTTACCGAGAATG GCGAACAATCTCTCAGTCATGCCCATTTTGCCGAGACAGTCTGAAGAGGGTAAACTCTGGCGATCTCTGGGTTTTCACTGACAGGAGAGACATAGTAGATATGGCAACAGTGACAAGGGAGAATCTTAGAAGGCTTTGTATGTACATAGACAAGTTGCCTTTGGTTGTTCCGGACTCCTTTTTTGAGGCCTATGACTCTCACATAAGGTAA
- the LOC112791457 gene encoding tetraspanin-19 yields the protein MISIARTLRSFFKFFNSIMGMVGMSMIIYGLWIIKIWLEEREDVPPTFEFVSETWFAYTLICTGVFMCVVTCLGHMAADSMNGYCLSCYMVSMIIILLLEGAVTADILLNSDWEKDLPEDPTGKFSDFTDFVESNFDVCKWIMLVIISAQGLSTIIALVLKAHGPDSNYDSDYDYYTRSRLSLLNHNAQPPLFVPDYSLNNNTCWDEGKYIKNTVATFPRV from the exons ATGATCTCAATTGCAAGAACCCTAAGATCATTCTTTAAATTCTTTAATTCTATCATGGGAATGGTAGGCATGTCAATGATCATTTATGGTTTATGGATAATCAAAATTTGGCTAGAAGAAAGAGAAGATGTACCACCTACTTTTGAATTTGTATCTGAGACATG GTTTGCTTATACTTTAATTTGCACTGGTGTTTTCATGTGTGTGGTAACATGTCTAGGACATATGGCAGCAGATAGCATGAATGGTTATTGTCTCTCATGT TATATGGTGAGCATGATCATAATTCTTCTGCTGGAGGGTGCAGTAACAGCGGACATTCTCCTCAATTCTGATTGGGAGAAG GACTTGCCTGAGGACCCAACTGGAAAATTCAGCGACTTCACGGATTTTGTGGAGTCAAATTTTGATGTTTGCAAATGGATAATGCTAGTGATCATCTCAGCACAG GGATTATCAACCATAATTGCATTGGTTCTAAAAGCTCATGGTCCTGATTCTAACTATGACAGTGATTATGATTACTATACTCGGTCAAGGCTTTCCCTCCTTAACCATAATGCTCAGCCACCACTTTTTGTTCCTGATTACTCTCTAAATAACAACACATGCTGGGATGAAG GCAAATATATAAAGAATACAGTTGCAACTTTTCCAAGAGTGTGA
- the LOC112791458 gene encoding general transcription and DNA repair factor IIH subunit TFB2 produces MPEVRIIAKNFMDMVASMPAMKLDKLYENGFICEAILRSLPPLGKKYVLQLLHIDVPVAAKLLEEWVLPDGYTKHRVAIDRLVQLRVFVEAVDRKNDKTYKLNPTFQKSLQKLLVHGGTLPREPMPSNITVRLPTLDDLEAYALQQWECFLLQLISSSLVEKPSNISSSLMKVFQRRLLSQRDKEAPKLTESGFQFLLMETNAQLWYIIREYISNSEERGVDAADLISFMLELSFHVIGEAYNINSLTDFQRSIIRDLADLGLVKLQQGRKESWFIPTKLATNLSVSLADSSSRKEGFVVVETNFRVYAYSTSRLHCEILRLFSKVEYQLPNLIVGAITKESLYNAFENGITAEQIISFLQQNAHPRVADRTPTVPENVTDQIRLWESDLNRVEMTEAYYYDEFPSRDVFEGACDTAREWNGLLWEDSKKMHMVVKTGVHTYVREYLRSQK; encoded by the exons ATGCCAGAGGTTAGGATCATTGCGAAGAATTTCATGGACATGGTTGCTTCCATGCCCGCTATGAAGCTCGATAAACTCTACGAAAATGGATTCATCTGTGAAGCTATTCTCAG GTCTCTGCCGCCTCTTGGGAAGAAATATGTGTTACAGCTGCTTCATATCGATGTGCCTGTGGCGGCTAAATTATTGGAGGAGTGGGTGCTTCCAGATGGATATACGAAGCACAGAGTAGCCATTGATAGATTGGTTCAATTGAGAGTTTTTGTTGAAGCTGTTGACAG GAAGAATGACAAGACTTACAAACTTAACCCAACATTTCAGAAAAGTCTCCAGAAACTTTTAGTACATGG TGGAACTTTGCCAAGGGAACCAATGCCATCTAATATTACCGTAAGGCTCCCAACCTTAGATGATCTTGAGGCTTATGCTCTTCAACAATGGGAG TGTTTCTTGTTACAACTTATAAGCTCAAGTCTTGTGGAAAAGCCCTCAAATATTAGCTCCTCTTTGATGAAAGTTTTTCAGAGGCGGCTGCTAAGTCAAAG AGACAAAGAAGCTCCAAAACTAACTGAGAGTGGTTTCCAGTTCTTG CTGATGGAAACAAATGCACAACTTTGGTACATCATCAGGGAATATATCTCTAATTCTGAG GAGAGGGGTGTTGATGCAGCTGACTTGATCTCATTCATGCTGGAACTTAGTTTTCATGTCATTGGGGAG GCATATAATATAAACTCATTGACCGATTTCCAGAGGAGCATAATTAGGGATCTAGCAGACCTTGGATTGGTCAAACTTCAACAG GGTAGGAAAGAAAGTTGGTTTATACCTACGAAATTGGCAACAAATCTTTCAGTGAGCTTGGCTGATTCGTCATCTAGAAAAGAG GGGTTTGTGGTTGTGGAAACAAATTTTAGAGTCTATGCATACTCTACTTCAAGATTACATTGTGAGATTTTGCGGCTGTTCTCAAA GGTAGAGTACCAACTCCCAAATCTTATTGTTGGAGCTATTACAAAAGAAAGCTTAtataatgcttttgaaaatggcATTACAGCAGAGCAG ATTATCAGCTTCCTTCAGCAGAATGCTCATCCTCGGGTTGCAGATAGGACACCAACTGTCCCGGAAAACGTCACAGACCAG ATTAGGCTGTGGGAATCGGATCTAAATAGAGTTGAGATGACTGAAGCATATTATTATGACGAATTCCCTTCAAGG GATGTATTTGAAGGTGCATGTGACACTGCCAGAGAATGGAACGGTTTGTTATGGGAAGACTCAAAGAAAATGCACATGGTGGTTAAGACCGGGGTACATACATACGTACGAGAGTATTTACGCAGCCAAAAGTAG
- the LOC112782256 gene encoding uncharacterized protein: MQYASWTKLPFVLCMLHDPFSLMFQFVTREVKEVTRMIPEQWASPCGGQCNNKYAALTQIPWRVFCKKGCDADGDTWEECLEECNQLCYKDPVLENQKWSAYIDRSPGSQSYSEECFHACVSGCSYRFEVEAEIADKVIPNRPPKSEPEPEPVKKQKPQYEDPKYPDTSA, from the exons ATGCAATATGCATCATGGACGAAACTACCCTTTGTGTTGTGCATGTTACATGATCCCTTCTCGTTGATGTTTCAGTTTGTTACGCGCGAAGTGAAAGAAGTAACAAGAATGATACCAGAGCAATGGGCATCTCCATGTGGTGGCCAATGCAACAACAAATACGCAGCACTCACCCAAATCCCAT GGCGAGTATTCTGCAAAAAGGGTTGTGATGCAGATGGAGACACATGGGAAGAAT GTTTGGAGGAGTGCAATCAATTATGCTACAAGGACCCTGTACTCGAGAACCAGAAGTGGAGTGCGTATATTGATCGTTCTCCTGGATCTCAAAGTTATTCTgag GAATGTTTCCATGCTTGTGTATCTGGCTGCAGTTACAGG TTTGAGGTTGAAGCAGAAATAGCTGATAAAGTTATTCCTAATAGGCCACCAAAGTCTGAGCCTGAGCCTGAGCCTGTAAAGAAGCAGAAGCCACAATATGAAGACCCTAAATACCCGGATACTTCTGCATAG
- the LOC112791459 gene encoding uncharacterized protein, which yields MQLSSCTISCSRKLFISPNKSSKPKPFSKRWLCLTISNSAEFNSLESETLKTLEWSSVCKQVAAFTSTSMGSSVANNARFPVGRSPQESQMLLDQTTAARLISRPPDFSEIEDISEIVAVASSGQLLTIRELCTVRRTLKAVREVFQYLEQLASDSNNPERYSPLLEILQHCNFQVGLEQKIEFCIDCKLSVILDRASEELEIIRSERKRNIENLDSLLREVSSRIFHAGGIDRPLITQRRSRMCVGIRASHRYLLPDGIILNVSSSGATYFMEPKEAIDLNNMEVRLSNSEKTEERAILSLLASEIANSKQEINDLLDKILEVDLAFARAAYAQWLNGVCPTFSLSNFEGCDSVEENNDLTVNIDGIRHPLLLESSLKNFKDGLALGCVNDADMGNGNGALKSKSMSKGTYEFPVPVDFKIRQGTRVVVISGPNTGGKTASMKTLGLASLMSKAGMHLPAQNCPKLPWFDVILADIGDHQSLEQNLSTFSGHISRICKILEVASKQSLVLIDEIGSGTDPSEGVALSTSILQYLKERVNVAVVTTHYADLSRMKEKDIGFDNAAMEFSLETLQPTYKILWGSTGDSNALNIAQSIGFDRNIIDRAHTWVEKLKPEQQQERRGMLYQSLQEERNRLKTQAEKAASIHAEILNTYYEIQDEAEDLDKREMELMAKEAQLVQQELMDARSQIETLIQKFEKQLKIADRDKLSSLIRETESAIASIVKAHTPAESFPISEADRASYTPQLGEQVRVKGLGGKLATVAESPGNDDTILVQYGKVKVRVKKSSIRAVPSSGKNVVTGSSALQGRQNGELRRNSETNSNIEPSYGPVVRTSKNTVDLRGMRLKEASIKLEMAITECRPYSVLFIVHGMGTGAIKERALEILRNHPRVANYEPENPMNYGCTIAYVK from the exons ATGCAACTCAGCAGCTGCACCATTAGCTGCAGCAGAAAGCTCTTCATTTCCCCTAACAAATCTTCGAAGCCAAAGCCTTTTTCCAAGCGGTGGTTGTGCTTGACGATCTCCAACTCGGCCGAGTTTAACTCACTGGAATCGGAGACACTAAAGACACTGGAATGGAGCTCCGTGTGCAAGCAGGTGGCGGCATTCACCTCCACATCCATGGGCTCCTCTGTCGCCAACAACGCCCGCTTTCCCGTCGGCCGCTCACCTCAGGAGAGCCAGATGCTTCTCGATCAAACCACGGCGGCGAGGCTCATCTCTCGGCCGCCGGACTTCTCCGAAATTGAGGACATATCGGAGATTGTCGCCGTCGCCAGTTCCGGCCAGCTGCTAACCATCCGAGAGCTCTGTACCGTTCGTCGCACGCTTAAAGCCGTTAGGGAGGTGTTCCAGTATTTGGAACAGTTGGCTTCGGATTCTAATAATCCAGAGAG GTACTCTCCACTTCTCGAAATATTGCAACATTGTAATTTCCAAGTGGGCTTGGAGCAGAAAATAGAGTTTTGCATCGATTGCAAACTTTCTGTTATTCTTGATAGAGCAAGTGAAGAGCTGGAGATAATCAGATCAGAAAGAAAGAGGAATATAGAAAATTTGGATTCTTTGTTAAGGGAAGTATCTTCTCGAATATTTCACGCTGGGGGTATTGACAGACCATTAATTACTCAGCGTCGATCTAGAATGTGTGTTGGTATTAGAGCTTCCCATAGATACTTGCTTCCAGATGGTATAATTCTGAATGTTAGCAGTTCTGGAGCAACATACTTTATGGAACCCAAAGAGGCAATAGATCTTAACAACATGGAAGTTAGACTTTCAAACTCCGAGAAGACTGAGGAAAGAGCAATTTTGAGTTTGCTCGCATCTGAAATTGCAAATTCAAAACAGGAGATAAATGATTTATTGGACAAGATTCTTGAAgttgatcttgcttttgcaagggCAGCTTATGCTCAATGGCTGAATGGGGTATGTCCTACTTTCAGTTTAAGCAATTTTGAAGGCTGTGATTCCGTTGAAGAGAACAATGATTTAACAGTAAATATTGACGGTATAAGGCATCCATTACTTCTGGAGTCCTCTCTAAAAAACTTTAAAGATGGTCTTGCACTAGGATGTGTAAATGATGCTGATATGGGTAATGGAAATGGAGCTCTGAAATCTAAAAGTATGTCAAAAGGTACGTATGAATTCCCTGTGCCAGTGGACTTTAAAATTAGACAGGGAACCAGAGTGGTGGTCATCTCAGGACCTAACACTGGAGGGAAAACAGCTTCCATGAAAACGTTGGGCCTGGCATCGCTTATGTCGAAGGCTGGAATGCATTTGCCTGCCCAGAACTGTCCAAAACTGCCTTGGTTTGATGTTATCCTGGCAGATATTGGAGATCACCAG TCCCTTGAACAAAATCTATCAACTTTTAGTGGGCACATCTCACGTATTTGCAAGATTTTGGAAGTGGCCTCGAAACAGTCACTTGTTCTTATTGATGAAATTGGCAGTGGAACTGATCCTTCAGAAGGTGTAGCCCTTTCTACCAGTATCTTGCAATATCTGAAGGAACGTGTTAATGTGGCTGTTGTGACTACTCATTATGCTGATCTAAGTAGAATGAAGGAAAAGGATATCGGTTTTGACAATGCAGCAATGGAATTTTCACTTGAAACATTACAACCAACTTATAAGATCCTATGGGGATCCACTGGTGATTCTAATGCATTGAACATAGCACAGTCAATTGGCTTTGACAGAAATATAATTGATCGTGCACATACATGGGTAGAGAAGTTAAAGCCAGAACAGCAGCAAGAGAGGAGAGGGATGCTCTATCAATCATTACAGGAGGAGAGAAACCGATTAAAAACTCAGGCTGAAAAGGCAGCATCCATTCATGCAGAAATTTTGAACACATACTACGAG ATCCAAGATGAAGCAGAGGACCTTGATAAACGTGAGATGGAACTTATGGCAAAGGAAGCTCAGCTAGTCCAACAAGAGCTGATGGATGCAAGATCTCAGATCGAAACTCTGATACAGAAGTTCGAAAAGCAACTCAAAATTGCTGATCGAGATAAACTCAGCTCACTTATTAGAGAGACTGAATCAGCAATAGCCTCCATTGTAAAAGCTCATACACCTGCAGAGTCATTTCCCATCAGTGAAGCTGATCGTGCTTCATATACTCCACAACTTGGGGAGCAAGTTCGTGTCAAGGGATTGGGAGGGAAATTAGCTACAGTGGCTGAATCACCTGGGAATGATGATACAATCTTAGTACAGTATGGCAAAGTGAAAGTCCGTGTGAAGAAAAGTAGCATCAGAGCTGTTCCATCGAGTGGAAAGAATGTTGTAACGGGTTCTTCCGCTCTCCAGGGGAGACAG AATGGAGAATTGAGGAGAAATTCAGAGACCAACAGCAACATAGAACCTTCTTATGGTCCGGTAGTGCGGACATCTAAGAATACAGTGGATCTGCGAGGTATGCGACTGAAAGAAGCTTCCATTAAGCTTGAGATGGCAATCACCGAATGCAGGCCATACTCTGTTCTTTTTATTGTACATGGCATGGGAACCGGTGCTATTAAGGAGCGAGCACTTGAAATTCTGCGAAATCATCCACGTGTTGCTAACTATGAACCAGAAAATCCAATGAACTATGGTTGTACCATTGCTTATGTCAAATGA
- the LOC112791460 gene encoding stress-related protein-like isoform X2, with protein MASQSHQNQVSEIEEEQPQAQAQELKYLGFVHAASTQALMRWSAAYNYAKDSSGSLKPGVQTVEECMKNVIEPIYNNYHLVPNEILRYADKKVDASVAAMQVAPAAARDTITEAMKNVYTKYEPSAKELYERYEPVAEQYAASAWQRLNSLPLFPRLVGTMLPTAAYCTAKYNEAVMAAVEDRYRVSPYLPLVPTEKIARVFSGKTKKQE; from the exons ATGGCATCCCAATCACACCAGAACCAG GTATCTGAAATCGAAGAAGAGCAACCACAGGCACAAGCACAAGAGCTAAAGTACCTTGGGTTCGTGCACGCTGCAAGCACACAAGCCCTAATGCGGTGGTCCGCTGCCTACAACTATGCCAAGGACAGCTCTGGCTCCTTGAAGCCCGGCGTTCAGACGGTGGAAGAGTGCATGAAGAACGTCATAGAACCCATCTACAACAATTACCACCTTGTCCCCAACGAGATCCTCCGCTATGCCGACAAGAAGGTTGATGCCTCTGTGGCTGCCATGCAGGTTGCTCCCGCTGCCGCGAGAGACACCATTACTGAAGCCATGAAAAACGTTTATACCAAGTATGAGCCGTCCGCAAAGGAGCTGTATGAGAGGTACGAGCCAGTGGCAGAGCAATATGCAGCCTCGGCCTGGCAAAGGCTGAACTCGCTGCCGCTGTTCCCACGCTTAGTGGGCACAATGCTGCCAACGGCAGCATACTGCACGGCGAAGTACAATGAGGCAGTAATGGCCGCCGTGGAGGATAGGTATAGGGTTTCTCCGTACCTGCCTTTGGTGCCTACGGAAAAAATAGCTAGGGTTTTCAGTggaaaaaccaaaaagcaagaatAA
- the LOC112791460 gene encoding stress-related protein-like isoform X1: MASQSHQNQVPYVNVSEIEEEQPQAQAQELKYLGFVHAASTQALMRWSAAYNYAKDSSGSLKPGVQTVEECMKNVIEPIYNNYHLVPNEILRYADKKVDASVAAMQVAPAAARDTITEAMKNVYTKYEPSAKELYERYEPVAEQYAASAWQRLNSLPLFPRLVGTMLPTAAYCTAKYNEAVMAAVEDRYRVSPYLPLVPTEKIARVFSGKTKKQE, from the exons ATGGCATCCCAATCACACCAGAACCAGGTACCTTACGTAAAC GTATCTGAAATCGAAGAAGAGCAACCACAGGCACAAGCACAAGAGCTAAAGTACCTTGGGTTCGTGCACGCTGCAAGCACACAAGCCCTAATGCGGTGGTCCGCTGCCTACAACTATGCCAAGGACAGCTCTGGCTCCTTGAAGCCCGGCGTTCAGACGGTGGAAGAGTGCATGAAGAACGTCATAGAACCCATCTACAACAATTACCACCTTGTCCCCAACGAGATCCTCCGCTATGCCGACAAGAAGGTTGATGCCTCTGTGGCTGCCATGCAGGTTGCTCCCGCTGCCGCGAGAGACACCATTACTGAAGCCATGAAAAACGTTTATACCAAGTATGAGCCGTCCGCAAAGGAGCTGTATGAGAGGTACGAGCCAGTGGCAGAGCAATATGCAGCCTCGGCCTGGCAAAGGCTGAACTCGCTGCCGCTGTTCCCACGCTTAGTGGGCACAATGCTGCCAACGGCAGCATACTGCACGGCGAAGTACAATGAGGCAGTAATGGCCGCCGTGGAGGATAGGTATAGGGTTTCTCCGTACCTGCCTTTGGTGCCTACGGAAAAAATAGCTAGGGTTTTCAGTggaaaaaccaaaaagcaagaatAA
- the LOC112791462 gene encoding monothiol glutaredoxin-S17 — MGGGSVKDVQSKKELHEVVHGGAPVAVHFWASWCEASKHMDQLFSHLSTDFPHAHFLRVEAEEQPEISEAYSVSAVPFFVFFKDGKTFDTLEGADPSSLANKVAKVAGSIHPGEAASPASLGMAAGAAVLETVKELAKENDSSKAKGQVQPGLGAPLEKRLQQLIDSNPVMLFMKGTPEEPKCGFSQKVVDILKKEKVKFGTFDILSDMEVRDGLKKFSNWPTYPQLYCKGELLGGCDIAIAMHESGELQQVFKDHGVDTTDETKVTESGNAKGGISKSTDLSTNLTSRLESLVNSSPVMLFMKGKPEEPKCGFSRKVVDILQQENVNFESFDILSDEEVRQGLKVYSNWSSYPQLYIKGELIGGSDIVLEMQKSGELKKTLHEKGILPKENLQDRLKKLVASSPVMLFMKGTPDAPRCGFSSKVVGALRDEGVSFGSFDILSDEEVRQGLKTFSNWPTFPQLYYKGELIGGSDIVMELRNNGELKSTLSE; from the exons atgGGTGGTGGATCAGTGAAAGATGTGCAGTCGAAAAAGGAGCTCCATGAGGTGGTTCACGGCGGCGCTCCAGTGGCGGTGCACTTCTGGGCGTCCTGGTGCGAAGCCTCCAAGCACATGGACCAACTCTTCTCTCACTTATCCACTGACTTCCCTCACGCCCACTTCTTAAGG GTTGAAGCGGAAGAGCAACCAGAGATATCCGAGGCTTATTCCGTCTCTGCTGTCCCTTTCTTTGTCTTCTTCAAG GATGGCAAGACCTTTGATACATTGGAAGGAGCAGATCCGTCAAGTTTGGCCAATAAGGTTGCTAAAGTAGCAGGCTCAATCCACCCTGGAGAAGCTGCTTCTCCTGCCAGTCTTGGGATGGCTGCAGGAGCTGCTGTTCTTGAAACAGTGAAAGAATTAGCAAAAGAAAATGATTCTTCCAAGGCAAAAGGTCAAGTTCAACCTGGGCTTGGTGCTCCACTGGAAAAGCGATTGCAGCAACTCATCGACTCTAATCCTGTCATGCTTTTCATGAAAGGAACACCCGAAGAACCAAAATGTGGGTTTAGCCAAAAAGTTGTTGATATTTTGAAGAAAGAAAAGGTTAAGTTTGGAACTTTTGACATCCTGTCAGACATGGAGGTTCGTGATGGCTTGAAGAAGTTTTCCAACTGGCCTACATATCCTCAACTTTACTGCAAAGGAGAACTTCTGGGTGGATGTGACATAGCGATTGCTATGCATGAGAGTGGGGAATTGCAGCAGGTTTTTAAAGATCATGGGGTTGATACCACTGATGAAACAAAAGTAACAGAATCAGGAAATGCCAAGGGTGGCATTTCAAAATCCACCGATTTGAGCACTAACTTAACCTCTCGGCTGGAAAGCTTGGTAAATTCAAGTCCAGTTATGCTGTTTATGAAGGGAAAACCGGAGGAACCAAAGTGTGGATTCAGTAGGAAGGTGGTTGATATTCTCCAACAAGAGAATGTGAACTTTGAGAGTTTTGACATTCTTTCTGATGAAGAAGTTCGTCAAGGGCTTAAGGTTTATTCGAACTGGTCCAGTTATCCTCAACTATATATCAAGGGAGAGCTTATTGGTGGATCAGACATTGTGCTGGAGATGCAAAAGAGTGGAGAACTTAAGAAGACTTTACATGAGAAAGGTATTCTTCCCAAAGAGAATCTTCAAGATCGTCTGAAGAAATTAGTTGCTTCTTCACCTGTGATGCTTTTCATGAAGGGTACCCCAGATGCTCCGCGATGTGGTTTTAGTTCCAAAGTTGTGGGTGCCCTTCGAGATGAGGGTGTGAGTTTCGGGTCCTTTGACATATTGAGTGATGAGGAGGTGAGACAGGGATTGAAGACATTCTCAAACTGGCCTACCTTTCCTCAACTCTACTACAAAGGTGAGCTGATAGGTGGATCCGACATTGTGATGGAGCTGCGGAATAATGGGGAGCTGAAGTCAACCTTATCTGAGTAG
- the LOC112782262 gene encoding uncharacterized protein, protein MADAPAPTPSELLRMVTEFQQANQQMVEENRRMQDQIAQLVNARLEHNNDHHNREENHEHQSMPTHVSETPQWEEEEAHRTEEAQPEAEEEERDNSAGLFTADIMNFQLPRQFTLPTTLTPYDGLGDPKQHIKKFQSIMIVNGASDPILCRCFPSFLDGPALDWFCSLPADSISRFQELAKQFEDHFAASAIYLHDSDYLTTIKQGPQESLKDYITRFTKVAMRIPDLHPEVHLHAIKSGLRPGKFQETIAVSKPKTLAEFREKAKGQIDVEELRQARKTEKSAAVKDDDKPRDSKKTFKPVPRYESYTVFNTKRDDIIKEILNSKLIKPPRKAGAYPESKTVDKSKYCTFHQKHGHTTDECVIAKDLLERLARQGHFDKFIAGRMQKTVTSASEPLTASPSSKEKDKAPTQPRGIINCISGGYAGGGHTSLARKRTYRAMLAVTDAPKIPQSTHDFPEMTFRSTDFNHTDANYDDPVVISVQLGDLIVRKVSSTPEVAQTCYSLPHLRK, encoded by the coding sequence ATGGCTGATGCCCCAGCCCCTACCCCATCCGAGCTCCTGCGGATGGTGACCGAGTTTCAACAAGCAAATCAACAAATGGTAGAGGAAAATCGAAGAATGCAGGATCAAATCGCGCAATTAGTTAATGCTCGGCTGGAGCACAACAATGATCATCATAACCGAGAGGAAAATCATGAACATCAATCGATGCCAACCCATGTTTCTGAAACTCCCCAGTGGGAAGAAGAGGAGGCCCACCGAACAGAAGAAGCCCAACCAGAAGCTGAGGAAGAAGAGCGCGACAATTCCGCCGGCCTATTTACGGCCGACATCATGAATTTTCAACTTCCTAGACAGTTCACCCTGCCAACAACTCTGACCCCATATGATGGATTAGGAGATCCAAAGCAGCATATTAAAAAATTCCAATCTATTATGATCGTTAACGGTGCATCTGACCCTATTTTGTGCCGTTGTTTTCCGTCCTTTTTAGATGGTCCTGCACTTGACTGGTTTTGCTCTTTGCCTGCAGATTCAATATCGCGTTTCCAGGAATTGGCGAAGCAGTTTGAAGATCACTTTGCAGCATCTGCGATATACCTGCACGATTCTGATTACCTGACGACCATCAAGCAGGGCCCACAAGAAAGCCTGAAGGACTATATTACTCGTTTCACAAAGGTCGCCATGAGAATCCCCGACCTTCATCCAGAAGTCCATCTCCACGCAATTAAGAGCGGCCTTCGTCCGGGCAAATTTCAGGAGACAATAGCTGTGAGCAAGCCGAAAACTTTGGCAGAATTTCGTGAAAAGGCCAAGGGACAAATAGATGTTGAAGAGCTTCGGCAGGCCCGCAAAACCGAAAAGTCAGCCGCTGTGAAAGATGATGATAAACCTCGGGATAGTAAAAAAACCTTCAAGCCCGTCCCTCGGTATGAGTCATACACAGTCTTCAACACAAAGAGGGATGACATTATCAAAGAAATACTTAACTCCAAATTAATCAAACCCCCTCGTAAAGCCGGCGCCTACCCAGAATCCAAAACTGTTGATAAATCCAAATATTGTACTTTTCATCAAAAGCACGGTCACACAACCGATGAATGTGTGATCGCCAAAGACCTGCTAGAACGCCTCGCAAGGCAAGGTCACTTCGATAAGTTCATTGCAGGACGCATGCAGAAGACTGTAACCTCGGCCTCCGAACCCTTAACAGCAAGCCCTTCATCAAAAGAAAAGGACAAGGCACCAACCCAACCCAGAGGAATCATCAATTGTATTTCAGGAGGATATGCAGGAGGCGGACATACAAGCTTGGCTCGAAAAAGAACCTATAGAGCCATGTTGGCAGTTACAGATGCCCCTAAAATTCCTCAGTCGACTCACGATTTCCCAGAAATGACTTTCCGTTCAACCGACTTTAATCATACAGATGCAAATTATGACGATCCAGTGGTAATTTCTGTTCAGCTGGGAGACCTAATAGTCCGCAAAGTCTCCTCGACCCCGGAAGTAGCGCAGACGTGTTATTCTTTACCACATTTGAGAAAATGA